A genomic segment from Agelaius phoeniceus isolate bAgePho1 chromosome 2, bAgePho1.hap1, whole genome shotgun sequence encodes:
- the LOC143693439 gene encoding cell surface glycoprotein CD200 receptor 1-B-like yields MKNHTGILGSSHQAGQCKKAFSSTKARPTLKVVRKSICTIVLLTIAAVTGTTGNNSSVLVMTVGNSSALTCFLKGNITMLTWTITPKAGGLCTLVYRVDTNETHRTTCSDNINWIFRAGLPPALGIWQVGLAQEGNYSCEAATTEGNFHTRYHLTVLGKECAKGSFLKIRLMRVSPSLILLFSLGSVWVHFGQRTRTAHPSCSKLTPCMSPCWCFAAPPRLSLSCDEQGSPVCEAAAGKPPAQLSWVPEGSSTAEEKCHNNGTVTVLSKFTACSTNVTNVTTCMVSHPAGNWSQSISCCPSEKIGFFLPCVISLIGLMSLLFLLAAFELYIFFNSCVNTMTSGNYFQLAPSSH; encoded by the exons ATGAAAAATCACACTG GAATATTGGGGAGCTCACATCAAGCTGGGCAGTGCAAGAAAGCCTTCTCATCCACAAAAGCAAGACCTACTTTGAAAGTTGTCAGGAAGAGCATTTGCACCATTGTCCTTCTCACTATCGCTGCAGTCACAGGAACTACAG gaAACAACTCCTCAGTGTTAGTGATGACTGTAGGTAACAGCTCAGCTCTCACCTGCTTTCTCAAAGGAAATATAACTATGCTAACATGGACAATAACCCCCAAGGCTGGAGGCCTGTGCACCTTGGTATACAGGGTTGATACGAACGAGACACACAGAACAACCTGTAGTGACAACATAAACTGGATATTCAGAGCAGGtctgcctcctgcccttgggATATGGCAAGTGGGGCTAGCCCAGGAGGGAAATTACAGCTGTGAAGCGGCAACAACAGAAGGGAATTTCCACACAAGGTACCACCTGACTGTGCTGGGTAAGGAATGTGCAAAAGggagctttttaaaaattagactAATGAGGGTAAg CCCCAGCCTTATTCTCCTCTTTTCACTGGGTTCagtttgggttcattttgggcaGAGGACAAGAacagcccatcccagctgtTCCAAACTAACTCCATGCATGTCCCCTTGCTGGTGCTTTGCAGCCCCCCCGAGGCTGAGCCTGTCCTGTGATGAGCAGGGCAGCCCTGTGTGTGAGGCAGCGGCAGGGAAGCCACCGGCTCAGCTCTCCTGGGTCCCAGAGGGCAGCTCCACtgcagaggagaagtgccacaACAACGGGACAGTGACTGTTCTCAGCAAGTTCACAGCGTGTAGCACCAATGTCACCAATGTGACCACCTGCATGGTGTCCCACCCAGCTGGGAACTGGAGCCAGTCCATatcctgctgtccctcag AGAAGATTGGATTCTTTCTTCCCTGTGTCATCAGCCTTATCGGCCTTATGAGTCTCCTGTTCTTGCTGGCTGCTTTTGAGCTCTACATCTTCTTTAATAG CTGTGTCAACACCATGACCAGTGGCAACTACTTCCAGCTTGCCCCTTCTAGCCATTGA